Genomic segment of Kibdelosporangium phytohabitans:
TTTCCTGTTGAGCTTGTCCACCAGCTCGAAGAACTTCTTGCGGATATCGGCCGGGGTGGCGCCCAGTTTGAGCGTGTCGTCGCGGTCGGCCAGCCACTCGGCCAGGTCGGGGAACCTGACTTCGAAGGCGTGGTCCCACAACGCCCACTGGTCGTGCCAGACCTTGTTCGGGTCCACATTGGAGTCGACGATGACCCGGTCGGTCCGCTCGGCGAACAGCGTGGCGTAGACGGCGCCGAGGTAGCTGCCGTACGACCCGCTGTTGTAGGAGATCTTCTTCTCCCCCAACGCGATCCGGAACCGGTCCATGTCACGGGCGGTGTTCGCCGTTGTCACGTGCCGCAGGTTCGGCCCGCCGTTGGCCAGGCAGTCCCGCGCAAGACCCTTGGCGAATTCGACGTTCCGGTCGATCGAGCCGTCCGCGGCGGGGACCGGGAAGTACCGGTCGGCCGGGTATCCCGCCATGGTCCGGCCGCAGGTGACCGGCGCGCTGTACCCCACCCCGCGCGGGTCGATGCTGACCAGGTCGTACCGGTCGAGCACTTCCTGCGGGTAGAGGTGCACGTAGGCGGCCGGCAGGTGCAGGCTCGGGCCACCCGGCCCGCCCGCGTTGTGCATCAACACACCTCGCCGCAGACCCGGCTTGGCTGTCGGCAGTTTCGAGACCAGCACGTCGATCGTGCGGCCCTTCGGGTCCCCGTAGTCGACCGGGACCCGTAACGCCGCACAGCTCATCCTCGGGTCGTCCGGCAGGCCGAACAGCGGCGGCGGGCACTTGCCCCAGTTCAGCGCGGGCCGCTCGGGTGCGGCAGTGGCTTGTGGCGCAAGCGCTCCGGCCAGCAGCGCGGCAGCGGCGACAACCAGAAATGATCTTCGCATCGCTCTCCCCTCGTGGCGGAACCCGGTGCGGGCTCCGCCTCACGAGGGAACTTAGGGCGCTGGCCGGTCGCGTCACATCCTTCGCGCGGACGACCCGGTGTCATACACGGAGATCACTCGTGTCATCCCGGTGACGCATGTCGCGGGCGTCGCGTTCCTGCTCGTGCGAGAACGACATGGCCTGTTCCACGTCCGCTTGGACGAGGGCGAGGTTGACCATCGCGGCGGTGGACGATCCCTCGCCCGCCGAGCTGATCAGGTTGGCCATCGGGTTTCCGACATTGCCCGCCACCCACAGTCCGGGCACGTTGGTGCGGCCGAACGCCTCGGTCAGCTCGGGGTCGTAGCCGAGCGGCTTCAGCACCTCGTCCCTCGGCACGAACTTCGGCCGCAGGAACACCGCTTCCGTTGGCACACAACGCCCGTCGACCAGTTCGACGCCTACAAGCCGGTCGCCCTCGATCACCAGGCCGCGCACGCCCGTCTCGATGATCCGGATGCCGCGCGCTGCCAGCTTGGCGCGTTCCGGGATGTCCGCAGAGGCTGCGAAGAACACGATGTCCGACGACCACTGGCGCAGCAGCAGCGCGTGGTGCGCGTCGTGCAGCACGCCGATCGGCCGGTCGGCGAACTCGTAGCCGTGGCAGTACGGGCAGGCGATGACCTCCTTGCCCCACCGCTCGGCGACGCCGGGGACGTCGGGCAGTTCGTCGCGCAACCCGGTGGCCACGACCACGCTGCGCGCCTTGAGTTTCGTACCGTCGGCGAGGTCCACAGTGAACCCGCGGTGGATCGCCGTGACCTCACCGGAGAAGAACTCGCCACCGTAGCCCGTCACTTCCATGCGGCCGAGTTCGAGGAGTTCTCCTGGTGGGACACCGTCTCTGGTCAGGTAGCCGTGTGAGTGCGCCGCGGGTGCGTTGCGCGGCTGGCCCGAGTCGACGACGGCGACCGAGCGGCGGGCCCTGGTCAGCACCAAGGCGGCGGACAGACCGGCCGCGCCGGCTCCGACAACGACAACGTCATAGGTGGTCATGGGGCCGAGGGTGCCCAATCGGGTGCCGAGGCGACAACTTTTGTTGCCGTTTCCGCAACAACGCGCTCAGACTGGCGGGATGGACCTCGCCAGGACACTCGCCGACGTCGGGCCGCGGCTCAAGCAGCTGCGCACCGACCGGGGCGTCACCCTCACCGACCTCTCCGAGATCACCGGGATCTCCAAGAGCACGCTGTCGCGGCTGGAGTCCGGCCAGCGCAAACCCAGCCTCGAGCTGCTGCTGCCGATCGCGCAGGCCCACCAGGTGCCGCTGGACGAGCTCGTCGGCGCGCCCGAGGTCGGCGACCCGCGGGTGCGGCTCAAGCCGCGCCGGATCCGCCAGCACGACGGCAACTACGCCACCGTCCTGCCGTTGACCAGGCAACCCGGTGGGTTGCAGGCGTTCAAGATGATCCTCGACCGCAACCGGGAGCCCAAGCAGGTCACGCACGAGGGCTACGAGTGGATGTACGTCCTTTCCGGACAGGTGCGGATGCTGCTCGCGGACAAGGAGCTCGTGCTCAAGCCCGGCGAGGTGGTCGAGTTCGACACCCGGTTGCCGCACTGGTTCGGCAGCGCGGACGGCAAGCCGGTCGAGATACTGAGCGTCTTCGGCAAACAAGGCGAGAAAATGCACGTTCGCGCCAGGCCAAAGCAGTAGAACGCTCACCGGCGTGACAATTTCAAAAGCGTCCATCCAGCCACTTGTGGCGATAACATACTCGCGAGTAGGTTGATTTGACGAACCCCGAGGAGTGCGATTTCCGGCAAGGGAGACCAACCTATGCTCAGACCCGTCCTCATCGGCGCGATCGCACTGACCGCCACATTGCTCGGCGCAGGCACCGCCGCCGCCGATCCCGTCTTCACATACGACATAACCAAGGGCAGCTCGACCATCAAGAAGCTCAACTCGTCGCTGCCGCTCGGCCCCGGCGGCCTGGTCGTGGACCTGGAGGGCGCGACCGGCAACTTCACCGCGGACATGACCCTGCCGCCCGCGAAGGGCGAGTTCAAGATCCTCGGGGTCTTCCCGACCACGGCCACCGTGACGTTCCAGCAGGTCGGCAAGGTGACCGGGACGCTGGTCGACGGTGTGGTCAAGGCGCACACCAACGTCACGATCAGGCTCAGCGACGTGAAGGCGGTCGGCCTGCCGATGTTCGTCGGCGACAACTGCCACACGTCGAAGCCCGCGACCATCGACCTGGACTCCGCGCCGGAGTTCAACCCGCTGGAAGGCGGCGACCTGATCGCCAAGCCCTACACGATTCCGGAATTCACCGACTGCGGCCTTTCGACGCTCATGCTGAACGGCCTCATCCCCGGTCCGGACAACTCACTGCGGCTCACCCTCGCCATCAAATGGTAAAAGGGTTCGGACAATGCCCAGCCGGCGTCCTCCCGACGACGCCGGCTGGGCATTTGCCCAGCTCCACAGTCGTGAGTGGTTAGGCCGGTTCTAACCGGACTAACCACTCACGAGTCGGGTCAGCGGGGGATGAGGGAAACGATGCGCCAGGCGCCGTTCTGCTTTTCCGCGGTGACGCTCAGCGCGGCGGCCGAGCCGTTGCTCTTGCCGGTGTCGACGCGGGTGGCGACCTGGTCGAGGAACACCAGCAGTTCGGCCCGGTCACCGTCGAGCGACTTCACGCCGGTGGTCGTCACCCGCGTGGCCAGCACCAGCTTCTGCGCGGGCGCGTCCTTGCGGACCTGCTCGATCAGCTTGTCGTACTCGCCGACCGCGGACCCGGCCAGCACGTCCCGCGCCACGTTCGGATCGATCTTGTCGTAGCTGAACGAGAAGATCTTCTCCAGCCCGGCCTTGACCTGGCCGTTCACC
This window contains:
- a CDS encoding alpha/beta hydrolase encodes the protein MRRSFLVVAAAALLAGALAPQATAAPERPALNWGKCPPPLFGLPDDPRMSCAALRVPVDYGDPKGRTIDVLVSKLPTAKPGLRRGVLMHNAGGPGGPSLHLPAAYVHLYPQEVLDRYDLVSIDPRGVGYSAPVTCGRTMAGYPADRYFPVPAADGSIDRNVEFAKGLARDCLANGGPNLRHVTTANTARDMDRFRIALGEKKISYNSGSYGSYLGAVYATLFAERTDRVIVDSNVDPNKVWHDQWALWDHAFEVRFPDLAEWLADRDDTLKLGATPADIRKKFFELVDKLNRKPVIHPEAGPINGDVFRVAVFGWSYHTLQFPLQAELWLLADRGVPPTSGAVPQSVATKSVPAVPEDNLRASQLAVLCNDASWPRDPKHYQRDVSVNRKLFPLWNGTGTNIWPCAFWPDPVEPPVKVTGNGPANVLIVQTLRDPATPYIGALGMRGAFGKRAKMVTVNTGNHGAYDPSTPSCAVRAVNDFLAAGTLPARDTFCEPDSAPASAGRVSPLIPNL
- a CDS encoding NAD(P)/FAD-dependent oxidoreductase translates to MTTYDVVVVGAGAAGLSAALVLTRARRSVAVVDSGQPRNAPAAHSHGYLTRDGVPPGELLELGRMEVTGYGGEFFSGEVTAIHRGFTVDLADGTKLKARSVVVATGLRDELPDVPGVAERWGKEVIACPYCHGYEFADRPIGVLHDAHHALLLRQWSSDIVFFAASADIPERAKLAARGIRIIETGVRGLVIEGDRLVGVELVDGRCVPTEAVFLRPKFVPRDEVLKPLGYDPELTEAFGRTNVPGLWVAGNVGNPMANLISSAGEGSSTAAMVNLALVQADVEQAMSFSHEQERDARDMRHRDDTSDLRV
- a CDS encoding helix-turn-helix domain-containing protein codes for the protein MDLARTLADVGPRLKQLRTDRGVTLTDLSEITGISKSTLSRLESGQRKPSLELLLPIAQAHQVPLDELVGAPEVGDPRVRLKPRRIRQHDGNYATVLPLTRQPGGLQAFKMILDRNREPKQVTHEGYEWMYVLSGQVRMLLADKELVLKPGEVVEFDTRLPHWFGSADGKPVEILSVFGKQGEKMHVRARPKQ